From a region of the Coffea arabica cultivar ET-39 chromosome 3e, Coffea Arabica ET-39 HiFi, whole genome shotgun sequence genome:
- the LOC113737013 gene encoding putative disease resistance protein RGA3 isoform X3 → MADAAISATIQVALETVISLTADRVSLVLGFREELERLCNTAETIRGILADADGKMHIPGVKNWLKQLEGELFEVENVLDKLNYETLHREVKYRNQLKKKVCFFFSYFNTIGSRSRLASKIREINMNLERINRQANDLGLVFRFQIEAALPAAAGATTSRHTDSILVPNVVGRVHDESKIVDMLLSPSEKVLSVIPMTGMGGLGKTTLAKLVYNDPKIDGHFGQKIWVCVAKEQIKIMELFKLILVQLTREEVKVDDRDVIVKKIGEKLKGQRYFLVLDDVWDHEQGLWDDYFNTLMGLNETKGSWCLVTTRLVPVANAVSRPLKMNGGPYFLGKLPDNECWSILKEMVIAGEEVPTELEAIKNQILRKCDGLPLAAKLIGGLLVNKKKEEWKSIMKESHTNEYQSEIDQILKVSFDHLSPASVKKCFAYCSIFPKDTDLKQDLLIELWMAEGFVQPDRQNQRLMEEIGADYLRILLQNSLLEKVEESWRTYYKMHDLVHDFAKSVLNPKSSNQDRYLVLNSYEEMAENVRRNKSASLRTLFLHLESRISADMLSRFKHLHVLKLSGEHVTFLPSSIGELLHLRLLNISYSEITSLPESLCKLYNLQTLTMSDDALEGGFPNQMSNLISLRHLNYNHDDAEFKMPMHMGRLACLQTLMFFNVSQERGCGIEELGTLKYLKGSLEIRNLGLVEGKEAAKQAKLFEKPSLSHLRLDFEWKSGDRKSDNCDEDVLEGLQPHQNLQELEIRYFMGNKFSQWFVNLSKLVELQIEDCERCSELPTVGQLPSLKRLYLKRLDNIRSVGDEFYGITANEEEGEGRSQASGSSTRRRKFFPALEELYVEYMENLVEWKEADQMRSITGEAEADVFPMLRDLSISHCPRLISLGVNGQKCPLSHLERLRLCGCDGLTTIPNKMFESCLSLQSLRVVRCPNLVSLSHNLQETPSLKDLAIVGCPKLILHRLNGSSFATNLRELWIASFSSNDFSMDDFDWSGLISALTLRELELRGLPHSDSLPHQLQYLTTLTSLSLDNFGGIEVLPDWIGNLVSLETLWLWSCQKLQSLPSEATMRRLTKLTRVEVYQCPLLRQRYTPQRGIYLKEEISSDEISSDPSLRKQTSCCWTRLPGARSYFH, encoded by the coding sequence CATCGGGAGGTGAAGTATAGAAatcaactcaagaagaaggtATGTTTCTTCTTCTCATACTTTAATACAATTGGTTCTCGTTCAAGGTTGGCTTCAAAGATTAGGGAGATCAACATGAACCTAGAAAGGATCAATCGGCAGGCAAATGACTTGGGACTGGTCTTCCGGTTCCAAATTGAAGCCGCACTCCCTGCTGCTGCAGGAGCCACAACAAGCCGACATACCGACTCTATTCTTGTTCCAAATGTTGTAGGAAGAGTCCACGATGAATCAAAGATTGTGGACATGTTATTGAGTCCATCTGAAAAGGTTCTTTCGGTTATTCCCATGACAGGCATGGGAGGTTTGGGAAAAACAACTCTAGCGAAATTAGTctacaatgatccaaaaatagaTGGGCACTTTGGCCAAAAAATTTGGGTTTGTGTGGCTAAAGAACAAATTAAGATAATGGAGCTGTTCAAGCTCATTTTAGTACAATTGACACGAGAAGAAGTCAAAGTGGATGACAGGGATGTTATCGTTaaaaaaattggagaaaagCTCAAGGGACAAAGATATTTccttgttcttgatgatgtGTGGGATCATGAACAAGGATTGTGGGATGACTATTTCAACACTTTGATGGGACTCAACGAAACCAAAGGAAGCTGGTGTCTTGTCACCACTCGTCTGGTACCAGTGGCAAATGCTGTGTCTAGACCTTTGAAGATGAATGGTGGTCCTTATTTCTTAGGAAAGCTACCAGACAATGAGTGCTGGTCTATCCTGAAAGAAATGGTAATTGCAGGGGAAGAAGTACCAACAGAATTGGAAGCAATAAAGAATCAGATTTTAAGAAAATGTGATGGCTTACCATTGGCAGCTAAGTTAATTGGAGGTTTGTTGGTTAACAAGAAGAAAGAGGAGTGGAAATCTATCATGAAGGAGAGTCACACAAACGAATATCAAAGCGAGATTGATCAAATACTTAAGGTGAGTTTTGATCATTTGTCACCTGCATCAGTTAAAAAATGTTTTGCATATTGTTCAATTTTCCCCAAGGATACAGATTTGAAACAAGATCTATTAATTGAGCTTTGGATGGCGGAAGGTTTTGTTCAACCAGATCGCCAAAACCAAAGATTGATGGAGGAAATAGGGGCTGATTATTTGAGGATTTTGTTACAAAATTCCTTATTGGAAAAAGTAGAAGAGTCGTGGAGAACATATTATAAAATGCATGATCTCGTGcatgattttgcaaaatctGTTCTCAATCCTAAAAGCAGCAACCAAGATCGCTACCTTGTATTAAACTCATATGAAGAAATGGCAGAAAATGTCAGAAGGAATAAATCAGCATCACTTCGTACATTATTTCTCCATCTAGAGAGTCGCATATCTGCCGACATGTTATCAAGATTCAAGCACTTGCATGTTCTAAAATTGTCAGGGGAACATGTCACGTTTTTGCCAAGCTCCATTGGCGAACTACTGCACTTACGGTTGCTTAATATTTCATATTCTGAAATCACCAGTTTGCCGGAATCTCTTTGCAAGCTATATAATTTGCAGACACTAACGATGAGCGATGATGCACTTGAAGGAGGTTTTCCAAACCAAATGAGCAATTTGATCAGCTTGCGTCATCTAAACTACAACCATGATGATGCAGAATTTAAAATGCCGATGCATATGGGACGATTGGCTTGTCTTCAAACTCTCATGTTTTTTAATGTAAGTCAAGAGAGGGGTTGTGGTATCGAAGAGCTTGGGACCTTGAAATATCTTAAAGGGTCATTGGAGATCAGAAATCTTGGACTAGTAGAGGGCAAAGAAGCAGCTAAACAAGCAAAATTGTTTGAAAAGCCGAGTCTGTCTCACTTACGGTTGGACTTTGAATGGAAGAGTGGGGATCGGAAAAGCGATAACTGTGATGAGGATGTGTTGGAAGGTCTCCAACCTCACCAAAATTTGCAAGAGTTGGAAATTCGATATTTTATGGGTAATAAATTTTCACAATGGTTTGTGAATTTGTCAAAATTGGTGGAGTTGCAAATAGAAGATTGCGAAAGATGCAGTGAACTCCCTACAGTAGGACAACTACCATCCCTCAAACGTCTCTATTTGAAAAGACTGGACAACATTCGATCTGTTGGAGATGAATTCTATGGTATTACTGCTAATGAGGAGGAGGGGGAGGGCAGATCACAAGCATCAGGGAGCAGCACTAGAAGACGAAAATTCTTTCCGGCCCTTGAAGAACTCTATGTAGAATATATGGAGAATTTGGTAGAGTGGAAGGAAGCAGACCAAATGAGGTCAATAACAGGTGAAGCAGAAGCAGATGTCTTTCCCATGCTGAGAGATTTGAGCATCTCACATTGCCCAAGATTAATTAGTTTGGGAGTAAATGGACAGAAATGCCCCCTATCCCATCTTGAGCGATTGAGGCTTTGTGGTTGCGATGGGTTGACCACCATACCCAACAAAATGTTCGAGTCATGCCTGTCTCTGCAGTCCCTACGGGTGGTGAGGTGCCCCAATCTGGTGTCGTTGTCGCATAATTTGCAGGAGACGCCTTCTCTCAAGGATTTAGCCATAGTCGGATGTCCCAAATTGATCCTTCATAGGTTAAATGGATCTTCTTTTGCCACCAACTTAAGAGAATTGTGGATCGCTTCCTTCTCCTCAAATGACTTCTCAATGGATGATTTTGATTGGTCTGGCTTAATATCTGCATTAACACTCCGTGAGCTTGAATTACGAGGCTTGCCTCACTCGGACTCCCTGCCACACCAGCTTCAATACTTGACTACCCTCACTTCACTAAGTCTGGACAACTTTGGAGGAATAGAAGTGCTACCGGATTGGATTGGAAACCTTGTGTCTCTTGAAACCCTATGGCTATGGTCTTGCCAAAAGCTTCAATCTTTACCATCCGAGGCCACCATGAGACGCCTCACCAAGTTAACTCGTGTTGAAGTTTATCAGTGTCCTCTACTAAGACAACGGTACACTCCCCAAAGAGGCATCTACTTAAAGGAGGAGATTTCAAGTGATGAGATTTCAAGTGATCCT